From the genome of Monomorium pharaonis isolate MP-MQ-018 chromosome 2, ASM1337386v2, whole genome shotgun sequence, one region includes:
- the LOC114255465 gene encoding nucleoporin nup211-like isoform X1: MNHLKHIRGISVRASSNAALPSHYGQHANVYSENLHLKSHCQLLRSNPLCVVKKNHGDAKDLGQFRQDSLRLVSKESKTICKQRSKTKSSVTSLKKKSIMHKKSPSESITKKVCHYSTCRNVKFNSNGINKQLMRQSETINGVKNINRHSSFIASVEKRPRSYAEIISDYSESLYKESAVGARNNSFHFNNAIRKSPFSTFSTSLPAKKIMNVAEYSELSTERQKIDFPLPVKSLDLCNRSNNINTVECYDFQHSTCTAEAMNIKQNCVITNDLRNDQSYAKLIADCSNGMHNIPVTSVLNDDLIPKRNVLPTNSFESVIAPKKTNTCTQESTQKITPSVDTLEKNIKEQVINLKENDLLKEMENVMSDLKGIIERKDTRIDVPKIKKSDILQSVSSNLDKIHELAELIEPNKQKKKDVTFGKLSCQLNQINRMEKRKNLEFQKHNYSHLSDKTSNLPQNFGNVAESSVVRKKSTHASTTVLKQPQVKLRMVPSEKESIVSINVDQASTGSSDPLNSKHLSVIVQSDQKEELANTQWNAPALQHITKSALQRNDFGPMRISISEDSAPVKQIEFSINGKPVSELKSITARTERLDVVSSMDKIEIRIPFAKDDSNTLDKSREDNTPKGINSNVGQILNVQISANFQDESTKSNSVEKPAKAIQHQYDKNVVSKSPSSLFKSSYSFDNVPKTYDENLNNINLPQHDKIESAKRMNITFDDNKHIHEYKTSDDVNFNTQHKTTKDLSVDETMTGVSFIKEVNNVKVESLNVRKTNTTGFPKANVNNKNESSDNRVPSNMIPWWSSSDSFNKIRKKQDNHRPLTSPLNRNEQKTVSNLNQNLISKSSLSKPEETSNSKMKKTQTTSDTTSDSGNIISYSNSMKLYKESKPFHYAFRLKPNQGYHDIIPEIVKNDLKTEDNQTLTAKKNINKISGVKQTESIALFRSDTINIKDKHDVSVKENASVLQRKIKIPSSAQNLPPRNQEHKNNYSLKQTRSIDNVSKDIKSKIKEKSFKRKEDDALADGDLKKEVSLRKLTASLNSRVKEVQSPSSIIMTKDLISKSPSAEIISKKVDKTTLRKQESANTKKLQTKIDILKEKDLIVKNNTIKTPNENNIENRKGVPNDYMSSLRNPPNLIQTLKKQEQLANNSIVFQDKSKENLKSLIKTNKNRPNSLLNTMSSSRTMQKSEELKKTLLEESKQNRPKSLINIKNISEAVQESEKLRISNSRLIDLSKESSDTTTLNKTHLETIKQIQPKSKNINKKTTDISKLCSLQTISDSTSRIKDCAVSRESNE; the protein is encoded by the exons ATGAatcatttaaaacatattcgTGGCATAAGCGTTCGTGCTTCATCTa ATGCTGCTTTGCCCTCGCATTATGGACAGCATGCTAATGTATATTCCGAGAATCTTCACTTAAAATCTCATTGTCAGTTATTACGATCAAATCCATTATGCGtagtaaagaaaaatcatGGTGATGCTAAAGATTTGGGGCAGTTTCGTCAAGACAGTCTACGACTTGTTTCCAAAGAGAGCAAAACGATTTGCAAACAACGTAGTAAAACCAAGTCTAGCGTAACTtcgttaaaaaagaaatcgataATGCATAAGAAATCACCATCGGAGagtataacaaaaaaagtgtGCCATTACTCTACGTGCCGGAATGTCAAATTTAATAGCAATGGAATTAACAAACAACTCATGCGTCAAAGCGAAACGATAAATGGCGTGAAAAACATAAATCGTCATAGTAGTTTCATTGCATCCGTTGAGAAACGTCCCCGATCGTATGCAGAAATTATATCCGATTACAGCGAATCTTTATACAAGGAATCTGCTGTAGGCGCACGAAATAATAGTTTCCATTTCAACAATGCAATACGCAAGAGCCCATTCAGTACCTTCTCGACTTCACTTCCcgctaagaaaattatgaacGTTGCTGAATACAGTGAACTTTCAACTgaaagacaaaaaattgattttcctCTTCCCGTTAAGTCTCTCGATCTTTGCAATCGAAGTAATAACATAAACACTGTTGAATGTTATGATTTTCAACATAGTACGTGCACGGCAGAGGCAATGAATATCAAGCAGAATTGCGTTATTACAAATGACTTGAGGAACGATCAATCTTATGCGAAATTAATTGCTGATTGCAGTAACGGCATGCATAATATTCCTGTTACAAGTGTTTTGAACGATGATCTGATACCAAAAAGGAATGTGTTGCCAACAAATTCTTTCGAATCTGTCATCGCTCCgaaaaaaactaatacatgTACGCAAGAATCAACGCAAAAGATAACTCCTAGTGTTGatacattagaaaaaaatatcaaagaacaagtgattaatttaaaggaaaatgatttgttaaaagaaatggaaaacGTAATGAGTGATTTGAAGGGAATAATCGAAAGAAAAGATACAAGAATCGATGTTCCTAAGATAAAAAAGAGTGATATTTTGCAATCTGTATCTAGTAATTTGGATAAAATTCACGAACTTGCAGAACTTATCGAACCTAACAAGCAAAAGAAGAAGGATGTAACATTCGGAAAGTTGAGCTGTCAATTGAACCAAATTAATAGAATGGAAAAACgtaaaaatcttgaatttcaaaagcACAATTATTCGCATTTAAGTGACAAGACTTCAAATCTGCCACAAAACTTTGGTAATGTAGCGGAAAGTTCAGTCGTAAGGAAGAAATCCACACATGCGTCAACTACCGTATTGAAACAGCCGCAGGTCAAATTGCGCATGGTACCTTCTGAAAAAGAGTCCATTGTGTCGATCAACGTAGACCAAGCTTCAACTGGATCATCAGATCCTTTAAATTCCAAACATCTCTCTGTCATTGTGCAATCTGATCAGAAGGAAGAGTTAGCGAATACCCAATGGAACGCTCCAGCACTTCAGCATATCACCAAAAGTGCATTGCAGCGCAATGATTTCGGTCCAATGCGTATTTCGATTAGTGAGGACTCTGCGCCGGTTAAACAGATTGAGTTTTCAATCAACGGCAAACCGGTTTCGGAACTGAAGAGCATCACCGCGCGAACAGAGAGACTAGACGTGGTGAGTTCCATGGACAAAATCGAGATCAGGATACCGTTCGCCAAGGACGACTCGAACACGTTGGACAAAAGCAGAGAGGATAACACGCCGAAAGGAATCAATTCGAATGTAGGGCAAATATTGAACGTGCAAATATCTGCTAATTTTCAAGACGAATCTACGAAAAGTAATAGCGTGGAAAAACCGGCAAAGGCAATACAACATCAGTATGATAAAAATGTGGTATCAAAATCACCATCGTCACTTTTTAAAAGTTCTTATTCGTTCGATAATGTCCCTAAAACTTATGATGAAAATCTTAACAACATTAACCTACCACAACACGATAAAATTGAGTCTGCCAAACGAATGAATATTACTTTTGatgataataaacatattcaCGAATACAAAACTTCGGATGACGTTAATTTTAACACCCAACACAAAACGACGAAAGATTTATCAGTTGACGAAACGATGACAGGCGTTTCATTCATCAAAGaagtaaataatgttaaagttgAAAGCTTGAATGTAAGAAAAACGAATACCACAGGATTTCCAAAGGCGaatgtaaacaataaaaatgaatctTCTGACAATCGCGTTCCGTCGAACATGATACCTTGGTGGTCTTCTTCGGATTCCTTCAACAAGATAAGAAAGAAGCAAGATAATCATAGACCGCTTACATCACCATTAAATCGAAATGAACAAAAAACAGTTTCAAATCTAAATcaaaatcttatttctaaATCTTCATTGTCAAAGCCGGAAGAAACGTCAAATTCAAAGATGAAGAAAACTCAAACGACAAGTGATACTACAAGTGATTCTggcaatataatttcttattcgAATTCTATGAAGTTATATAAAGAATCTAAACCTTTTCATTATGCATTTAGATTAAAACCAAATCAAGGATATCACGATATTATTCCTGAAATTGTAAAGAACGATTTGAAAACTGAAGATAATCAGACGTTAActgcaaagaaaaatatcaataaaatttctggAGTAAAACAAACAGAATCAATTGCATTATTTAGATctgatacaataaatataaaagacaaGCATGATGTAAGCGTGAAAGAAAATGCATCTGTGctacaaagaaaaatcaagATACCAAGCAGTGCGCAGAATTTACCACCCAGAAATcaagaacataaaaataattattcgctAAAGCAGACAAGATCTATTGATAATGTAtctaaagatataaaatctaaaataaaagaaaaatcattcAAAAGGAAAGAAGATGATGCTTTGGCCGATGGtgacttaaaaaaagaagtgtcGTTAAGAAAACTGACAGCAAGTTTAAATAGTAGAGTGAAAGAAGTTCAATCTCCATCTTCGATAATTATGACAAAAGATTTGATTTCAAAGTCACCTAGCGcagaaataatatcaaagaAGGTTGATAAGACAACATTAAGAAAACAAGAATCGgccaatacaaaaaaattacaaacaaaGATAGATATCTTGAaggaaaaagatttaatagtaaaaaacaatacaattaaaacaCCGAACGAAAACAACATTGAGAATAGAAAAGGGGTACCTAATGATTATATGAGCTCTTTAAGGAATCCCCCAAACTTGATACAAACATTGAAAAAACAGGAACAATTGGCTAACAATAGTATCGTTTTTCAAGATAAatcgaaagaaaatttaaaatcgttaataaagacaaataaaaatagacctaattctttattaaacaCAATGAGTTCTTCAAGAACAATGCAAAAGtcagaagaattaaaaaagacattaTTAGAAGAGTCAAAGCAAAATAGACCGaagagtttaataaatataaaaaatatttcagaagcAGTTCAAGAATCCGAAAAATTAAGAATCTCGAATTCAAGATTGATTGACCTATCCAAGGAATCTTCAGATACGACAACGTTAAATAAAACGCATTTggaaacaataaaacaaatacaaccaaaatcaaaaaatataaataaaaaaacaactgATATAAGTAAGTTATGCTCTTTACAAACAATATCTGATTCAACGTCGAGAATAAAAGATTGTGCCGTATCTAGAGAAtctaatgaataa
- the LOC114255465 gene encoding uncharacterized protein LOC114255465 isoform X2, which translates to MNHLKHIRGISVRASSNAALPSHYGQHANVYSENLHLKSHCQLLRSNPLCVVKKNHGDAKDLGQFRQDSLRLVSKESKTICKQRSKTKSSVTSLKKKSIMHKKSPSESITKKVCHYSTCRNVKFNSNGINKQLMRQSETINGVKNINRHSSFIASVEKRPRSYAEIISDYSESLYKESAVGARNNSFHFNNAIRKSPFSTFSTSLPAKKIMNVAEYSELSTERQKIDFPLPVKSLDLCNRSNNINTVECYDFQHSTCTAEAMNIKQNCVITNDLRNDQSYAKLIADCSNGMHNIPVTSVLNDDLIPKRNVLPTNSFESVIAPKKTNTCTQESTQKITPSVDTLEKNIKEQVINLKENDLLKEMENVMSDLKGIIERKDTRIDVPKIKKSDILQSVSSNLDKIHELAELIEPNKQKKKDVTFGKLSCQLNQINRMEKRKNLEFQKHNYSHLSDKTSNLPQNFGNVAESSVVRKKSTHASTTVLKQPQVKLRMVPSEKESIVSINVDQASTGSSDPLNSKHLSVIVQSDQKEELANTQWNAPALQHITKSALQRNDFGPMRISISEDSAPVKQIEFSINGKPVSELKSITARTERLDVVSSMDKIEIRIPFAKDDSNTLDKSREDNTPKGINSNVGQILNVQISANFQDESTKSNSVEKPAKAIQHQYDKNVVSKSPSSLFKSSYSFDNVPKTYDENLNNINLPQHDKIESAKRMNITFDDNKHIHEYKTSDDVNFNTQHKTTKDLSVDETMTGVSFIKEVNNVKVESLNVRKTNTTGFPKANVNNKNESSDNRVPSNMIPWWSSSDSFNKIRKKQDNHRPLTSPLNRNEQKTVSNLNQNLISKSSLSKPEETSNSKMKKTQTTSDTTN; encoded by the exons ATGAatcatttaaaacatattcgTGGCATAAGCGTTCGTGCTTCATCTa ATGCTGCTTTGCCCTCGCATTATGGACAGCATGCTAATGTATATTCCGAGAATCTTCACTTAAAATCTCATTGTCAGTTATTACGATCAAATCCATTATGCGtagtaaagaaaaatcatGGTGATGCTAAAGATTTGGGGCAGTTTCGTCAAGACAGTCTACGACTTGTTTCCAAAGAGAGCAAAACGATTTGCAAACAACGTAGTAAAACCAAGTCTAGCGTAACTtcgttaaaaaagaaatcgataATGCATAAGAAATCACCATCGGAGagtataacaaaaaaagtgtGCCATTACTCTACGTGCCGGAATGTCAAATTTAATAGCAATGGAATTAACAAACAACTCATGCGTCAAAGCGAAACGATAAATGGCGTGAAAAACATAAATCGTCATAGTAGTTTCATTGCATCCGTTGAGAAACGTCCCCGATCGTATGCAGAAATTATATCCGATTACAGCGAATCTTTATACAAGGAATCTGCTGTAGGCGCACGAAATAATAGTTTCCATTTCAACAATGCAATACGCAAGAGCCCATTCAGTACCTTCTCGACTTCACTTCCcgctaagaaaattatgaacGTTGCTGAATACAGTGAACTTTCAACTgaaagacaaaaaattgattttcctCTTCCCGTTAAGTCTCTCGATCTTTGCAATCGAAGTAATAACATAAACACTGTTGAATGTTATGATTTTCAACATAGTACGTGCACGGCAGAGGCAATGAATATCAAGCAGAATTGCGTTATTACAAATGACTTGAGGAACGATCAATCTTATGCGAAATTAATTGCTGATTGCAGTAACGGCATGCATAATATTCCTGTTACAAGTGTTTTGAACGATGATCTGATACCAAAAAGGAATGTGTTGCCAACAAATTCTTTCGAATCTGTCATCGCTCCgaaaaaaactaatacatgTACGCAAGAATCAACGCAAAAGATAACTCCTAGTGTTGatacattagaaaaaaatatcaaagaacaagtgattaatttaaaggaaaatgatttgttaaaagaaatggaaaacGTAATGAGTGATTTGAAGGGAATAATCGAAAGAAAAGATACAAGAATCGATGTTCCTAAGATAAAAAAGAGTGATATTTTGCAATCTGTATCTAGTAATTTGGATAAAATTCACGAACTTGCAGAACTTATCGAACCTAACAAGCAAAAGAAGAAGGATGTAACATTCGGAAAGTTGAGCTGTCAATTGAACCAAATTAATAGAATGGAAAAACgtaaaaatcttgaatttcaaaagcACAATTATTCGCATTTAAGTGACAAGACTTCAAATCTGCCACAAAACTTTGGTAATGTAGCGGAAAGTTCAGTCGTAAGGAAGAAATCCACACATGCGTCAACTACCGTATTGAAACAGCCGCAGGTCAAATTGCGCATGGTACCTTCTGAAAAAGAGTCCATTGTGTCGATCAACGTAGACCAAGCTTCAACTGGATCATCAGATCCTTTAAATTCCAAACATCTCTCTGTCATTGTGCAATCTGATCAGAAGGAAGAGTTAGCGAATACCCAATGGAACGCTCCAGCACTTCAGCATATCACCAAAAGTGCATTGCAGCGCAATGATTTCGGTCCAATGCGTATTTCGATTAGTGAGGACTCTGCGCCGGTTAAACAGATTGAGTTTTCAATCAACGGCAAACCGGTTTCGGAACTGAAGAGCATCACCGCGCGAACAGAGAGACTAGACGTGGTGAGTTCCATGGACAAAATCGAGATCAGGATACCGTTCGCCAAGGACGACTCGAACACGTTGGACAAAAGCAGAGAGGATAACACGCCGAAAGGAATCAATTCGAATGTAGGGCAAATATTGAACGTGCAAATATCTGCTAATTTTCAAGACGAATCTACGAAAAGTAATAGCGTGGAAAAACCGGCAAAGGCAATACAACATCAGTATGATAAAAATGTGGTATCAAAATCACCATCGTCACTTTTTAAAAGTTCTTATTCGTTCGATAATGTCCCTAAAACTTATGATGAAAATCTTAACAACATTAACCTACCACAACACGATAAAATTGAGTCTGCCAAACGAATGAATATTACTTTTGatgataataaacatattcaCGAATACAAAACTTCGGATGACGTTAATTTTAACACCCAACACAAAACGACGAAAGATTTATCAGTTGACGAAACGATGACAGGCGTTTCATTCATCAAAGaagtaaataatgttaaagttgAAAGCTTGAATGTAAGAAAAACGAATACCACAGGATTTCCAAAGGCGaatgtaaacaataaaaatgaatctTCTGACAATCGCGTTCCGTCGAACATGATACCTTGGTGGTCTTCTTCGGATTCCTTCAACAAGATAAGAAAGAAGCAAGATAATCATAGACCGCTTACATCACCATTAAATCGAAATGAACAAAAAACAGTTTCAAATCTAAATcaaaatcttatttctaaATCTTCATTGTCAAAGCCGGAAGAAACGTCAAATTCAAAGATGAAGAAAACTCAAACGACAAGTGATACTACAA ATTAA